A single genomic interval of Gemmatimonas sp. UBA7669 harbors:
- a CDS encoding alpha-ketoacid dehydrogenase subunit alpha/beta → MATSTRPSRARKGDAAEPALTTSPLSREQLLDAYRVMYTSRRLDDKEIQLKRQNRIFFQISGAGHEAIGTAAAMALRPAYDWFFLYYRDRALCLQLGMTPAEMLYSAVGAAIDPNSGGRQMPSHWGHKALNIVSVSSPTGTQFLQAVGSAESTLRASQIEIGDDSFPGDDVTLVTTGDGTTSEGEFWESLNTATNLKLPVVYLVEDNGYAISVPVEVNTAGGSISKLVSSFPGLYIQEVDGCDLLASYDVMQRAVQHARERKGPALVHAKVIRPYSHSLSDDEVFYRPQEERDADAARDPLVTFPRYLVEQGLATEAELEAMREAVDAEILAATDDALAQPQPAPETVPFGVYSPDVDTTSERFDTEDDPQFSGEPTTMVDLLNACMRDEMARDERILVFGEDVADVSREQYLGKVKGKGGVFKVTHGLQTKFGSARVYNSPLAEANIVGRAIGLALRGFKPVVEIQFFDYIWPAFMQLRDELATMRWRSNNAFSAPVVVRTTYGGYIRGAIYHSQTGASLFTHNPGLRVVCPSNALDANGLLRTAIRGDDPVIFLEHKHLYRQTYNKGQYPGPNFMIPFGKAAVLREGSDITLVTYGATVQRALVAAKQIAEEGGPSVEVIDLRTLSPWDEEAVYASVRKTGRVIVATEDSLSWGYGAEIAARIADECFAWLDAPVRRVASADTFVGYAPSLEDATLPQVETFRQAYVDLAAY, encoded by the coding sequence ATGGCCACTTCGACCCGTCCGAGCCGAGCCCGCAAGGGTGACGCCGCCGAGCCCGCGCTGACGACTTCCCCTCTCAGCCGCGAGCAGCTCCTCGACGCCTACCGCGTCATGTACACCTCGCGCCGGCTCGACGACAAGGAGATCCAGCTCAAGCGGCAGAACCGCATTTTCTTCCAGATCTCCGGCGCCGGCCACGAGGCCATCGGCACCGCAGCGGCCATGGCCCTGCGCCCCGCCTACGACTGGTTCTTCCTCTACTACCGCGATCGCGCGCTCTGCCTGCAGCTCGGCATGACGCCGGCCGAAATGCTCTACAGCGCCGTCGGCGCCGCCATCGACCCCAACTCGGGTGGCCGCCAGATGCCGAGCCACTGGGGCCACAAGGCGCTCAACATCGTCTCCGTGTCCTCCCCCACCGGCACGCAGTTCCTGCAGGCTGTGGGCAGCGCCGAGTCCACGCTGCGCGCCAGCCAGATCGAGATCGGCGACGACAGCTTCCCCGGCGATGACGTCACCCTCGTGACCACCGGTGACGGCACCACCTCGGAAGGTGAGTTCTGGGAGTCGCTCAATACGGCCACCAATCTCAAGCTGCCGGTGGTCTATCTCGTCGAGGACAACGGCTACGCCATTTCGGTGCCCGTTGAAGTCAACACGGCGGGTGGCTCCATCTCCAAGCTCGTCTCGTCCTTCCCTGGCCTCTACATCCAGGAAGTGGACGGCTGCGATCTGCTGGCCTCGTACGACGTCATGCAGCGCGCCGTGCAGCACGCGCGCGAGCGCAAGGGCCCGGCCCTCGTGCACGCCAAGGTCATCCGCCCCTACTCGCATTCGCTGTCCGACGACGAGGTGTTCTACCGTCCGCAGGAAGAGCGTGATGCCGACGCGGCGCGTGATCCGCTGGTGACCTTCCCGCGCTATCTCGTGGAGCAGGGCCTCGCCACCGAGGCGGAACTCGAGGCCATGCGCGAAGCGGTGGACGCCGAAATTCTCGCCGCCACCGACGACGCGCTCGCGCAGCCGCAGCCCGCGCCCGAGACCGTGCCCTTCGGCGTGTACTCGCCCGACGTGGACACCACCTCGGAGCGCTTCGACACGGAAGACGACCCGCAGTTCAGCGGCGAGCCCACCACCATGGTGGACCTGCTCAACGCCTGCATGCGCGACGAGATGGCGCGCGACGAACGCATCCTCGTCTTCGGTGAAGACGTGGCCGACGTCTCGCGCGAGCAGTACCTCGGCAAGGTCAAGGGCAAGGGCGGCGTGTTCAAGGTCACGCACGGTCTGCAGACGAAGTTCGGCAGCGCGCGCGTGTACAACTCACCGCTCGCCGAAGCCAACATCGTGGGCCGCGCCATCGGTCTCGCGCTGCGCGGCTTCAAGCCCGTCGTCGAAATCCAGTTCTTCGACTACATCTGGCCCGCCTTCATGCAGCTGCGTGACGAGCTGGCCACCATGCGCTGGCGCTCCAACAACGCCTTCAGCGCGCCGGTGGTGGTGCGCACCACCTACGGCGGCTACATCCGCGGCGCCATCTACCACTCGCAGACGGGCGCGTCGCTGTTCACGCACAACCCCGGCCTGCGCGTGGTGTGCCCGAGCAACGCGCTCGACGCCAACGGCCTGTTGCGCACGGCCATTCGCGGCGATGACCCGGTCATCTTCCTCGAGCACAAGCACCTGTATCGACAGACGTACAACAAGGGCCAGTACCCGGGCCCCAACTTCATGATTCCGTTCGGCAAGGCGGCCGTGTTGCGCGAAGGCAGCGACATCACGCTCGTCACCTACGGCGCAACGGTGCAGCGCGCGCTCGTGGCGGCCAAGCAGATCGCCGAAGAGGGCGGCCCGAGCGTGGAAGTCATCGACCTCCGCACGCTCTCGCCCTGGGACGAGGAAGCCGTCTACGCCTCCGTTCGCAAGACGGGCCGCGTCATCGTGGCCACCGAAGACTCGCTCTCGTGGGGCTACGGTGCCGAAATCGCCGCGCGCATTGCCGACGAGTGCTTCGCCTGGCTCGATGCGCCCGTGCGCCGAGTCGCCAGCGCCGACACCTTCGTGGGCTACGCGCCCTCGCTCGAGGACGCCACGCTGCCGCAGGTGGAGACGTTCCGTCAGGCCTACGTGGATTTGGCAGCGTACTGA
- the ypfJ gene encoding KPN_02809 family neutral zinc metallopeptidase, producing MRWIPGGRSRNLEDRRGASGGAGGGGMGGGPRGGMRLGLGGMVLLLVLSLIFKRDLITPVMGGLDGAVGGNAPSAMSPGGAASPAPVNDPAEEDLVQFVSMVLDSAQSTWQRHIPRYREARLVLFRNATPSACGLGESATGPFYCPGDDRVYIDLAFFDQLHAQFGAPGDFAQAYVLAHEVGHHVQNVLGTEQQVRRLQGENPGARNRLSVAMELQADCYAGVWAFDAARANMLEAGDIDEGLNAAAAVGDDRLQQMGGGRVRPESFTHGSSAERRQWFRRGFESGDPRQCDTFAALGQGR from the coding sequence ATGCGTTGGATACCCGGCGGACGTAGCCGCAACCTCGAAGATCGTCGTGGCGCGAGTGGTGGTGCGGGCGGTGGCGGAATGGGCGGCGGTCCACGCGGCGGCATGCGTCTTGGACTGGGCGGCATGGTGTTGTTGCTGGTGCTCAGTCTCATCTTCAAGCGCGATCTCATTACGCCGGTCATGGGCGGGCTGGATGGCGCGGTGGGCGGCAATGCGCCGTCGGCCATGTCGCCCGGCGGCGCGGCAAGTCCCGCGCCCGTCAACGACCCCGCCGAAGAAGACCTCGTGCAGTTCGTATCGATGGTGCTGGACAGCGCACAGTCCACCTGGCAGCGACACATTCCGCGCTATCGTGAGGCGCGGCTGGTGCTGTTCCGGAACGCCACACCCTCGGCCTGTGGCCTTGGGGAATCGGCGACCGGACCGTTCTACTGCCCGGGTGATGACCGCGTGTACATCGACCTCGCGTTCTTCGATCAGTTGCACGCGCAGTTCGGCGCGCCGGGTGACTTTGCGCAGGCCTATGTGCTGGCGCACGAAGTGGGGCACCACGTGCAGAACGTGCTGGGCACCGAACAGCAGGTGCGTCGCCTGCAAGGCGAGAACCCCGGTGCGCGCAATCGTCTGTCGGTCGCCATGGAGCTGCAGGCCGACTGCTACGCGGGCGTGTGGGCCTTCGACGCAGCACGCGCCAACATGCTGGAAGCGGGTGACATCGACGAGGGACTCAATGCCGCCGCGGCCGTGGGTGATGATCGCTTGCAGCAGATGGGTGGTGGCCGTGTGCGTCCCGAATCGTTCACCCATGGGTCCTCTGCGGAACGCCGGCAATGGTTTCGCCGCGGCTTCGAGTCGGGCGATCCGCGGCAGTGCGACACCTTTGCCGCGTTGGGGCAGGGTCGGTGA
- a CDS encoding DUF3857 domain-containing transglutaminase family protein: MTRCLRLLVGRGAAVRLGLILLLSVPALPAQSRPSAPSDSIVRLAVDGSRVRGVPFVALLDERRYRVEADGRSETTLRQVVQVLDANAVRGAAERAIGYHGGMQQLTLHWVRVLRPNGEVLSDSVAQSQDAEVPVSMNAPIYTGQRVRRLSLAGVAAGVIIDMSYTVTQRTPPRPGDVFARWTQSGPAPVRQSIFEVDAPSAMPLRVIERNLTTRRTERDSAGRRVLRWTLSDPPPLRAEPFAADSNDVVPSVVVGPAGDWTPVSRWYDALARTRYTLTPAVLTRADSVLRAAAVRTRQDSVRAWHRWVAQDVRYVSISLGLGGYQPRTPDEVLQSGVGDCKDKTTLFVALLRHAGIKAEPVLLSTAGRPLADVPSVLQFNHAIAAVPQDGGWQLTDLTAELVPYGELPVSYQGAFALQVAGDGSARPITIPVAPAGAHGTSTRMQVVVDSSGHAEGTSEETARGNMALAMRAVMAAAPDSARRDGLMRGMAQRIGSGVLDNVQITALEGFDGRDLSATPRLRYRVQYDRAVRSVGSARVLQVPPPLRGPARQFAAAVRSLESSPARRLPIDAARLLPPNESLIEWQVTLPEGWVAELPAPVRAVSFFGSYESAWSQSGRILTLRRRIVGTSGTFPPERMPEVLVWLRAVGADDVEFVTMRSAR, encoded by the coding sequence ATGACCCGCTGCCTGCGTTTGTTGGTGGGCCGAGGCGCCGCAGTGCGGCTCGGTTTGATTCTGCTGCTGAGCGTGCCGGCACTCCCGGCGCAGAGCCGACCATCGGCCCCGTCGGACAGCATCGTACGTCTGGCCGTCGATGGCTCGCGGGTGCGCGGGGTGCCGTTTGTGGCGCTGCTCGACGAGCGGCGCTACCGCGTGGAAGCCGACGGGCGATCGGAGACGACCCTGCGTCAGGTGGTGCAGGTGCTTGACGCCAATGCCGTGCGCGGCGCGGCCGAACGCGCCATCGGCTATCACGGCGGCATGCAGCAACTCACGCTGCATTGGGTGCGCGTGCTGCGCCCGAACGGCGAGGTACTCAGCGACTCGGTGGCCCAGTCGCAGGATGCCGAGGTGCCGGTATCCATGAACGCGCCCATCTACACCGGACAGCGTGTGCGGCGGCTGTCACTGGCTGGCGTCGCAGCCGGAGTCATCATCGACATGTCGTACACGGTCACGCAACGCACGCCACCACGGCCTGGCGATGTGTTTGCGCGCTGGACGCAAAGTGGGCCGGCACCGGTTCGGCAATCCATTTTCGAAGTGGACGCGCCATCGGCCATGCCGCTGCGTGTGATTGAGCGCAACCTGACCACACGGCGCACGGAGCGTGACTCCGCCGGCCGCCGCGTCTTACGCTGGACGCTGAGCGACCCGCCGCCGCTACGTGCCGAACCCTTTGCCGCCGATTCCAACGACGTGGTGCCCAGCGTGGTGGTGGGACCCGCCGGCGATTGGACACCGGTTTCGCGCTGGTATGATGCCCTGGCTCGCACACGCTACACGCTCACACCGGCCGTCCTTACACGCGCCGACTCGGTGCTGCGTGCCGCCGCCGTGCGCACTCGGCAGGACAGTGTGCGCGCGTGGCACCGTTGGGTGGCGCAGGATGTCCGATACGTCTCCATTTCGCTGGGGCTCGGGGGCTATCAGCCACGAACGCCCGACGAGGTACTGCAGTCCGGTGTCGGCGACTGCAAGGACAAAACCACGTTGTTCGTGGCGCTGCTGCGTCATGCGGGTATCAAGGCCGAGCCGGTATTGTTGTCGACGGCGGGCCGTCCGCTGGCCGATGTGCCCAGCGTGCTGCAGTTCAATCACGCCATTGCTGCCGTCCCGCAGGATGGTGGCTGGCAACTCACGGATCTCACCGCGGAGCTGGTGCCGTACGGTGAATTGCCGGTGAGCTATCAGGGCGCCTTCGCGCTGCAGGTGGCGGGTGATGGATCAGCCCGACCCATCACCATCCCGGTCGCACCGGCAGGTGCACACGGCACGAGCACGCGCATGCAGGTGGTGGTGGACAGTTCGGGCCACGCCGAGGGCACGAGTGAGGAAACGGCGCGCGGCAACATGGCGCTGGCCATGCGCGCCGTGATGGCCGCCGCACCGGACTCGGCGCGCCGCGATGGACTCATGCGCGGCATGGCGCAACGCATTGGCAGCGGCGTGCTGGACAACGTGCAGATCACCGCCCTCGAGGGGTTCGACGGACGCGATTTGTCGGCTACCCCGCGATTGCGCTATCGCGTGCAATACGATCGCGCCGTGCGCAGCGTGGGCAGCGCGCGCGTGCTCCAGGTCCCGCCGCCGCTGCGTGGGCCGGCGCGGCAGTTCGCGGCCGCCGTGCGCAGTCTGGAGTCGTCACCCGCACGGCGCCTCCCCATTGATGCCGCGCGTCTCTTGCCCCCCAACGAAAGCCTGATCGAGTGGCAGGTCACACTCCCCGAGGGCTGGGTGGCCGAGTTGCCGGCACCGGTGCGCGCCGTGAGTTTCTTTGGCAGCTACGAGTCGGCGTGGAGTCAGTCAGGCCGCATCCTGACGCTGCGTCGGCGCATCGTCGGCACATCCGGCACCTTCCCCCCGGAGCGGATGCCGGAAGTGTTGGTGTGGTTGCGAGCGGTTGGTGCCGATGACGTCGAGTTCGTGACCATGCGCTCGGCACGTTGA
- a CDS encoding HNH endonuclease, translating into MARKQALRKGALRDCGQRCVYCATRLDQRTATLDHVIPVARGGAHDIGNLVSACAPCNRLKGDLLPFEFFARHPWAGANFVRYARNVTRALKRGARRAVSLAFAEPDDRMAA; encoded by the coding sequence GTGGCCCGAAAACAGGCGCTGCGCAAAGGCGCCCTGCGAGATTGTGGTCAGCGCTGTGTGTACTGCGCGACGCGACTCGATCAGCGCACGGCCACACTCGATCACGTGATTCCCGTGGCGCGCGGTGGCGCGCACGATATCGGCAACCTCGTGTCGGCCTGTGCGCCCTGCAATCGACTCAAGGGTGATCTGCTGCCCTTTGAGTTCTTTGCGCGTCACCCCTGGGCTGGTGCCAACTTCGTACGCTACGCGCGCAACGTGACCCGCGCGCTCAAGCGTGGGGCCAGACGCGCGGTGAGTCTGGCCTTCGCGGAACCGGACGATCGGATGGCGGCCTGA
- a CDS encoding creatininase family protein, with translation MSERPAYAPRPGVVQEQAWPAMREGPWPVALLPFGATEPHNTHLPYGTDTILGSHVAAQVSAACLSRGVNVATLPALPFGVNTTQLDLPFTINCMPSTQLALLRDVVQSLAPHGVRALVLLNAHGGNELRALVRELQPSTPVVLSIVNWWQAGDHAHFAEAGDHAGELETAAMLHVAPQLVQPDRASWGDGHARPSVFDGVRAGWAWMPRRWTQVTDDTGVGNPAQATAERGAAFVAQAVERIAAYCVQLASVDPAAMWRDRPHDDQ, from the coding sequence GTGAGCGAGCGACCGGCATACGCACCACGCCCCGGTGTGGTGCAGGAGCAGGCCTGGCCCGCCATGCGTGAGGGGCCATGGCCCGTCGCACTGCTGCCGTTTGGTGCCACTGAGCCACACAACACCCATCTGCCCTACGGGACCGACACCATCCTTGGCTCGCATGTGGCGGCGCAGGTCTCCGCGGCCTGTCTGTCGCGGGGGGTAAACGTGGCCACACTGCCGGCGCTGCCGTTCGGCGTCAACACCACGCAACTCGATCTGCCGTTCACCATCAATTGCATGCCGAGCACGCAGCTCGCGCTGTTGCGCGATGTGGTGCAGAGTCTTGCGCCTCACGGTGTTCGCGCACTGGTGCTGCTCAATGCCCATGGTGGCAATGAGCTGCGCGCCCTCGTGCGCGAACTGCAGCCTTCAACGCCCGTGGTGCTGAGTATCGTGAATTGGTGGCAGGCCGGTGACCATGCGCACTTTGCCGAGGCCGGGGATCACGCCGGAGAGCTGGAAACGGCCGCCATGCTGCACGTGGCACCACAGCTCGTGCAACCGGATCGCGCGAGCTGGGGCGACGGCCATGCGCGGCCAAGCGTGTTCGATGGCGTGCGCGCGGGATGGGCCTGGATGCCGCGTCGCTGGACGCAGGTTACGGATGACACCGGTGTGGGTAATCCGGCCCAGGCCACGGCCGAACGTGGCGCAGCATTTGTGGCACAGGCGGTGGAGCGCATTGCTGCCTATTGCGTGCAGCTCGCCAGCGTCGATCCCGCCGCCATGTGGCGGGATCGACCGCATGACGATCAGTAA
- a CDS encoding NAD+ synthase, producing the protein MRDHGGPPPLTLDAALTEEWLTGFLRDEMTRRGFGKAVVGISGGVDSAVTAALAVRALGAENVIGVRLPYRTSSTESLEHAQLVIDALGIESRTIDISAAVDGYLANEPDADGGRRGNVMARTRMIALFDLSARYRALPLGTGNKTERLFGYFTWHADDSPPINPIGDLYKTQVWQLARHLEVPDVIVSKPPTADLIVGQTDENDLGISYARADEILNGLLHGYSHEALLARGFGEDELQLVSRRLNGTHWKRRPPATALVSQSGIGESYLRPVDY; encoded by the coding sequence ATGCGCGACCATGGTGGCCCGCCGCCACTCACGCTCGATGCCGCACTCACCGAAGAGTGGCTCACGGGCTTTCTGCGCGACGAGATGACCCGACGTGGCTTCGGCAAGGCCGTGGTGGGCATTTCCGGTGGCGTCGACTCCGCCGTCACGGCCGCGCTGGCGGTGCGTGCGCTCGGTGCCGAGAACGTCATCGGGGTACGTCTGCCGTATCGCACGTCCAGCACCGAGTCGCTTGAACACGCGCAACTGGTGATCGACGCGTTGGGTATCGAGTCGCGCACCATCGACATTTCGGCGGCCGTTGATGGCTATCTCGCCAATGAGCCGGATGCGGATGGCGGACGCCGTGGCAACGTCATGGCCCGCACGCGCATGATTGCGCTCTTCGATCTCTCCGCGCGTTATCGGGCCCTGCCCCTTGGCACGGGCAACAAGACCGAACGGCTCTTCGGTTATTTCACCTGGCACGCCGACGATTCGCCGCCCATCAACCCCATCGGCGATCTGTACAAGACGCAGGTGTGGCAGCTCGCGCGGCATCTCGAAGTGCCGGACGTCATCGTCAGCAAGCCGCCCACGGCAGACCTGATTGTCGGCCAGACCGATGAGAACGATCTCGGCATTTCCTACGCGCGCGCCGACGAGATTCTGAACGGCCTGTTGCACGGGTATTCGCACGAGGCCCTGCTGGCGCGTGGGTTCGGCGAAGACGAACTGCAGCTGGTATCCCGCCGACTCAACGGCACGCACTGGAAGCGCCGTCCGCCCGCGACCGCACTGGTCAGCCAGTCCGGCATTGGCGAATCGTACCTGCGTCCCGTGGATTACTGA
- a CDS encoding HIT family protein — translation MHAPTAPRVPSSGHCIFCDLIRGAAEVSICYEDATAIAFMDIQPVNPGHVLVVPREHYEVLQDIPGSVGLHLYQVATKLIPVVQASAGASDMNIVVNSGTAAGQNVMHYHIHLIPRRDGDGFDVPLPFPGSVMPNRQQLDAMAARIGSQLRDPLRN, via the coding sequence ATGCACGCGCCCACCGCTCCCCGCGTCCCTTCGTCCGGTCACTGCATTTTCTGTGACCTGATCCGGGGCGCCGCCGAAGTCTCCATATGTTACGAGGATGCAACGGCCATCGCGTTCATGGACATTCAACCGGTGAACCCCGGTCACGTACTGGTGGTCCCGCGCGAGCACTACGAAGTCTTGCAGGACATTCCGGGGTCGGTGGGGCTGCATCTATACCAGGTGGCCACCAAGCTCATCCCGGTGGTGCAGGCATCGGCCGGGGCCAGCGACATGAATATCGTCGTCAACTCGGGCACTGCGGCCGGCCAGAACGTGATGCACTACCACATCCACCTGATCCCGCGTCGTGATGGCGATGGCTTCGACGTGCCGCTGCCGTTCCCGGGCTCCGTGATGCCCAATCGCCAGCAGCTCGACGCCATGGCCGCGCGCATCGGCAGCCAGTTGCGCGACCCCCTGCGCAACTGA